A part of Caretta caretta isolate rCarCar2 chromosome 1, rCarCar1.hap1, whole genome shotgun sequence genomic DNA contains:
- the LOC142070662 gene encoding uncharacterized protein LOC142070662 has product MQSSSAQVTMMESQNRKRAPAWTEREVRDLIAVWGEESVLSELRSSFRNAKTFVKISQGMKDRGHNRDPKQCCVKLKELRQAYQKTREANSRSGSEPQTCRFYDELHAILGGSATTTPAVLFDSFNGDGGNTEAGFGDEEDDDDDEVVDSSQQASGETGFPNSQELFLTLDLEPVPPELTQGCLLDPAGGEGTSAACVSMITGSSPSQRLVKLRKKKKRTRDEMFSELMLSSHTDRAQTNAWRQIMSECRKAQNDREERWRAEESKWRAEDRAEAQMWRQPVMASSNLLFLWATKKSRQLLIKVVAVAMIEFVMPCLQRLLGTGYCAKPQMRREI; this is encoded by the exons atgcagagctcatcagcacaggtgaccatgatggagtcccagaatcgcaaaagagctccagcatggaccgaacgggaggtacgggatctgatcgctgtttggggagaggaatccgtgctatcagaactccgttccagttttcggaatgccaaaacctttgtcaaaatctcccagggcatgaaggacagaggccataacagggacccgaagcagtgctgcgtgaaactgaaggagctgaggcaagcctaccagaaaaccagagaggcgaacagccgctctgggtcagagccccaaacatgccgcttctatgatgagctgcatgccattttagggggttcagccaccactaccccagccgtgttgtttgactccttcaatggagatggaggcaatacggaagcaggttttggggacgaagaagatgatgatgatgatgaggttgtagatagctcacagcaagcaagcggagaaaccggttttcccaacagccaggaactgtttctcaccctagacctggagccagtaccccccgaactcacccaaggctgcctcctggacccagcaggcggagaagggacctctg ctgcatgtgtttcaatgatcacaggatcttctccttcccagaggctagtgaagcttagaaagaaaaaaaaacgcactcgcgatgaaatgttctccgagctcatgctgtcctcccacactgacagagcacagacgaatgcgtggaggcaaataatgtcagagtgcaggaaagcacaaaatgaccgggaggagaggtggcgggctgaagagagtaagtggcgggctgaagacagggctgaagctcaaatgtggcggcagc cagtgatggcatcttcaaatctgtTGTTTCTGTGGGCCACAaagaaatcaaggcagcttctcatcaaagtagtagcGGTAGCGATGAttgagtttgtaatgccttgcttacaacgtttacttggaacaggatattgTGCCAAACCACAAATGAGACgagaaatttga